Below is a genomic region from Thermus oshimai DSM 12092.
GGGGGAAAGCGGGGGTCAAAAGGCCTATACCCCCGGTCCACCCAGACCGCCCGCACCCCCGCCCTTAGGGCCCCCTGGATGTCCCGTTCGGGGTTATCCCCCACCATGACCGCCTCCTCCGGCCCCACCCCGAAGGCGCAGAGGGCCATGCGGAAGGGCCTGGGGTCGGGCTTGCCCAGGCCGATCTCCCCCGAGACCAACACCAGGTCAAAGGCTTCCTGAAGTCCCGCCCCTACGAGCTTCTCCCGCTGGAGGTCGGGGACGCCGTTGGTGAGGAGGGCGAGGTGGGCCCCCCGCGCCTTTAGGGCCTTCAGGAAGGCCTCCGTCTCCGGGAAGAGGGGGTAGCGCCGCCTCCTCTGGAAGAAGGCCTCCGCCACCTCCTCCGCCCGCTCCACGGGGCCCCCTAGAGCCTTTAGGGCCTCGGCGAAAACCCCTTTTCGGAAGCGGGGGGCCCACGCCGCCAGGGCCTCGAGGCCCGGGGTGCTGTAGCGGGCCCAAAGGGCTTCCAAAGCCGAGTGGCCGATGGCCTCCGCCCAGGGGTGGAAGGGGCTTTCGCGGAAGAGGGCCTCCGCCTTTTCCTTCACCGCGGGGAAGAGGCCATGTACCCCCACCTCCTCCCCCAAGGCCTCCAGGACCTCCCGGCTCACCGCGTGGTCCTGGAGAAGGGTGTCGTCCAGGTCCAGGATCCAGAGCCTCATCCTTCCCGCACCAGAACGGGGTTCCCCCCGGGGTCAAAGAGGAGGAGCTGGCCCGGGGCCTCCTGGAAGGGGAGGCCGTACTTGGAAAGGCGCACCTTCTCGTGCTCGAGGCTTTCCACCAGGAGGACGAGCCGCCCCTCCTCCACCCTAAGCCGGGCGAACCCCTCCCCCTCGGGCCGGGGCCGGGGGGGGCCCGCCTCCACGCCCCCCTCCCCCGGCCTCAGGAGGAGGAGGGGGCCTTCCTTGGGGGCGAGGAGGGCCTCTTTGGGGAGGAGCTCCTCCAAGGCCAGGCCCAGGGCCTGGTAAAAGCCCACCGCCTCGGCGATCTCGGGCACGTGCGCCACCACGGTCTCCGTCATAGGCTCCTCAGGAAGGCGCGGAGGTCATTCTCGTCCCCGATGGGCCTTAGAAGGGCCAGGTCCTCGGGGGCGATCTCCCCGTGGGGCCTTAGGAGGGAAAGCCAGTAGGGGTCCACCCCCAGGGGCCGCCCCAGGCCCCGCCTGAGGTAGAGGAGGTTCCAGGCCAGGGTGAGCTCCGCCAGGGTGCCCACCCCTCCGGGAAAGGCCAGGTAGCCTTGGCCCAGGTCCAGAAGCCGGGCGATCCTTTGGGGGAGGGTGGCCGCGGGGAACTCCAGGTCCACGTAGGCGCTCGGCCCCTTCCGCTCGGGGAAAAGGGCGGGGGCGGTGACCCCCACCACCAGCCCCCCCTGGGCCTTCACGCCCCGGGCCAGGGCCTCCATCCCCCCCTGGTAGCCTCCACAGGCCAGGCCAAACCCCTCCTCCGCCAGCACCTCCCCGTAGCGGTGGAGCTTCCGGTAGAGGGGGTCTTCCGGCAGGAGGCGGGAGGAGGCGAAGGCGGCGATGAGGCGCATTTAGCGGCAGCGCACCACCAAGACGGGCACGGAGACCCGGTGGAGGACCCCCTCCGTCACCGAGCCCAGGAGGAGCTTGTCCAGCCCCGTGCGCCCGTGGGTGCCCATGACCACTAGGTCAAACCCCTTGGCCGCCTCCACGATGGTGGGGATGGGCACCCCCTCTTTGAGCTCGCTCGTGGCCTCCACCCCCTTTTCCGCGGCCATGGCCTCCGCCTTCTTCAGGGCCTCCTCCCCCGCCCGCTTGAGGTCCTCCAGGAGCTCCAGGCCGTAGGGGACGCTCTCCGGGGTGATCCAGATGGCCTGGGCGGGGTTTTCCAGGACGTAGAGGAAGTGCACCTTGGCCCCCAAGGCCTTGGCCAGGTCCAGGCCGTGGCCCACCGCCTGGAAGCTGCAGGGGCTGCCGTCAATGGGCATGAGGATCCTTCCGTACATGGCTTCCTCCTAAGGGCATCATACCCCAAGGCGTAGACTGGGGCCTATGTGGATCTACGGGCGCAACCCGGTCCTCGAGGCCCTCAAGGAGGGCCGGGCGCGGCGGGTCCTGGTGGCGAGGGGGGTGGAGGGCTGGCTCCTACAGGAGCTTTCGCGGCTGGGGGCGGAGTACACCCTGGTCCCCCGCATCGAGCTGGACGTGCTCCTCAAGACCACCCACCACCAGGGGGTGGCCGCGGAGGTGGAGGAGCCCCGCTACGCCACCCTGGAGGAGGCGTTGGGCTTCGCCGAGGCCCGGGGGGAGGTCCCCCTCCTGGTGGCCCTGGATGGGGTCACCGACCCCCGCAACTACGGGGCCATCCTGCGCACCGCCTTGGCCCTGGGGGCCCACGGGGTGGTTTCGGAAGAGCGGCGCTCGGCCCCCCTTTCCCCCCTGGCCCTGAAGGCCAGCGCGGGGGCGGCCTTCAAGCTCCCCATCGTCCGGGTGAAGAACCTGCCCCGGGCCCTGGGCCTCCTCAAGGAGCGGGGCCTTTGGGTCTACGGCCTGGACGTGGGGGGGGAGAAGACCCTGGGGGCGCTGGACCTCGCCCGGCCCCTGGTCCTGGTGGCGGGGTCGGAGGGGGAGGGGATGCGGCGGCTGGTGCGGGAGCGTTGCGACGAGCTCTTCCGCATCCCCATCCGCCCCGAGGCGGAGTCCTTGAACGTGGGGGTGGCGTTGGGCATCGCCCTTTACGGGGTGGGCCAGGCCCGGGGTGTAGGATAACCCCATGGACTGGGTGCGGCTTCTCTCCCGCCTGGTGCAGGCGGAAAGCCTCCCGGGGGGGGAGGGGGAGGCGGCGGGCCTCCTCCTGGAGGCCCTGAAGGGCCTGGGCCTCGAGGCCCATCTGGACGAGGCGGGGAACGTGGAGGCCCTTCTTGGGGAAAGGGAGCCCGAGGTGGTCCTCACCGGGCACATGGACGTGGTCCCCGTGGGGGACCCCCTCCACTGGCCCCACCCCCAGGGGGCCGTGGTGGGGGAGGCCCTTTGGGGCCGGGGGGCGGTGGACATGAAGGGGGCCCTGGTGGCCATGCTCCTGGCCCTGAAGGCCCTCCAGGGGAGGCCCCTTAAGGGGCGGGTGCGCTTTCTGGCCACCGTCCAGGAGGAGGTGGGGGGCCTGGGGAGCCGCTTCGCCGCAGAAAGGCTTTCCCCCTTGGCCTTCATCCTGGGGGAGCCCTCCATGGGGCGGCTCATGCGGGGCCACCGGGGGCGGGCGGAGATCTGGGTGGACTTTGAGGGGGAGGAGGCCCACGCGGCCCTGGCGGGCCCGGAAAACCCCCTCTTTGACCTGGCGGACTACCTCCTGGCCCTGAAGGACCTCCCCCTTCCCCCTGGCCTCAAGCTCACCCCCACGGGGGTGGCGGCCTACCCCGGGGCCCGCAACCAGACCCCGGGGGTGGTGCGCCTCTACCTGGACGTGCGCTACGAGCCCGAGGCCGACCCCCAGGCCCTCCTCCCCCGCCTCCAGGCCCTGGGCCCGGCCTCCGTCTACATCCCCGAGGAGGAGCGGGCCTCGGGGGAGGTGCGCCTTACCCTCCCCGCCCTCTGGCCCCCCTACCGCCTGCCGGAGGACCACCCCCTCCTCCTTTTGGCTCTCAAGGCTCTCGGCCAGGAGGAGGCGGGGCTTTGGCCCTTCACCACCGACGCCCCCTACCTGGGGGCCAGGGCCCCCGTCTTGGGCTTGGGCCCCGGGGACCCCGCCCTGGCCCACACCCCGAGGGAGCACATTCCCCTAAAGGCGGTGGAGGAGGCCGCGGGGGCCTACGCCCGCCTGGTGGAGGCTTTATGGAACGCCGCGTAGTGGCCGGTACCCCTTACCGCAGGCTCCTCACCGCCCCCAGGCCCGTGGCCGAGGGGCTTAGGGCCAGGCTGGAGGCGGGGGGCATCCCCGTGCTCCTGGAAACCCCCTTTTCCGACCTCCCCGAAAGCTACCTGGGCACCTACATGGGGGACGTGACCCTGTGGGTGCCCGAGGGGCTTTTGGCGGAGGCGGAGGCCCTTTTGGAGGAGGGGATCCCATGACGGTGGTGGGGCTGGACCTGGGGGGGACCAAGATCGCCGCGGGGGCCTTTGACGGGGAAAGGCTCCTTTCGGAGGTGGTCCTCCCCACCCCCAAGGAGGGGGGGATGCGGGTGGTGGAGGCTCTGGCGGAGGCCGCCCTACGGGCGGAGGCCGAGGCCGGGGTGCGGGCGGAGGCCTTTGGGCTTGGCACCCCGGGGCCTTTGGACTTCGCTAGGGGCCTCATCCGCTTCACCCCCAACATCCCGGGCCTTAAGGACTTCCCCATCCGGGACCTCCTGAGGGAAAGGCTTGGCCGCCCCGTCCACTTGGAAAACGACGCCAACGCCGCCGCCCTCGCCGAGCACCACCTGGGGG
It encodes:
- a CDS encoding HAD family hydrolase; protein product: MRLWILDLDDTLLQDHAVSREVLEALGEEVGVHGLFPAVKEKAEALFRESPFHPWAEAIGHSALEALWARYSTPGLEALAAWAPRFRKGVFAEALKALGGPVERAEEVAEAFFQRRRRYPLFPETEAFLKALKARGAHLALLTNGVPDLQREKLVGAGLQEAFDLVLVSGEIGLGKPDPRPFRMALCAFGVGPEEAVMVGDNPERDIQGALRAGVRAVWVDRGYRPFDPRFPPHQRVENLLEALSGAV
- a CDS encoding LOG family protein, with the protein product MRLIAAFASSRLLPEDPLYRKLHRYGEVLAEEGFGLACGGYQGGMEALARGVKAQGGLVVGVTAPALFPERKGPSAYVDLEFPAATLPQRIARLLDLGQGYLAFPGGVGTLAELTLAWNLLYLRRGLGRPLGVDPYWLSLLRPHGEIAPEDLALLRPIGDENDLRAFLRSL
- a CDS encoding universal stress protein, which codes for MYGRILMPIDGSPCSFQAVGHGLDLAKALGAKVHFLYVLENPAQAIWITPESVPYGLELLEDLKRAGEEALKKAEAMAAEKGVEATSELKEGVPIPTIVEAAKGFDLVVMGTHGRTGLDKLLLGSVTEGVLHRVSVPVLVVRCR
- the rlmB gene encoding 23S rRNA (guanosine(2251)-2'-O)-methyltransferase RlmB yields the protein MWIYGRNPVLEALKEGRARRVLVARGVEGWLLQELSRLGAEYTLVPRIELDVLLKTTHHQGVAAEVEEPRYATLEEALGFAEARGEVPLLVALDGVTDPRNYGAILRTALALGAHGVVSEERRSAPLSPLALKASAGAAFKLPIVRVKNLPRALGLLKERGLWVYGLDVGGEKTLGALDLARPLVLVAGSEGEGMRRLVRERCDELFRIPIRPEAESLNVGVALGIALYGVGQARGVG
- a CDS encoding M20 family metallopeptidase, coding for MDWVRLLSRLVQAESLPGGEGEAAGLLLEALKGLGLEAHLDEAGNVEALLGEREPEVVLTGHMDVVPVGDPLHWPHPQGAVVGEALWGRGAVDMKGALVAMLLALKALQGRPLKGRVRFLATVQEEVGGLGSRFAAERLSPLAFILGEPSMGRLMRGHRGRAEIWVDFEGEEAHAALAGPENPLFDLADYLLALKDLPLPPGLKLTPTGVAAYPGARNQTPGVVRLYLDVRYEPEADPQALLPRLQALGPASVYIPEEERASGEVRLTLPALWPPYRLPEDHPLLLLALKALGQEEAGLWPFTTDAPYLGARAPVLGLGPGDPALAHTPREHIPLKAVEEAAGAYARLVEALWNAA